One Halovivax ruber XH-70 genomic region harbors:
- a CDS encoding efflux RND transporter permease subunit, with the protein MADLADRYAAWIADHSRAVLIAVVVLTTIVAAGAAVGDAGSAGIGEFDVDTPETRAGDYVAANYETDDRVVTQLVVRDEGGDVLTKESLLDGLRLQADARERASIESTLAEPGFQGIENVVATAAVFEDRAAAANGQPDTSQPTLDEQVAALEARSPEEVESLVGDVLSGETAHPGGATGADATAFLPNDYESGSTNAESRLILTFQSDGTADDEEPQAAYDAQVELETLFDERFEDGFVFGQGITDEASTNAVGDSFAIITPVALVLVLFALGVTYRDVVDVLLSIAGIAVVMAWLAGLMGWLQIPSSQLLIAVPFLLIGLAIDYSLHVIMRYREARTGELTGVDSDVDVRTGMAIGLGGVILALAAATFSTGVGFLSNVVSPLAAVRDFAILAGGGIFATLIAFGIFVPALKVAVDGLLENRFGRDRAKPAFGSTPGPVNRLLSAGVTLARRAPIAVVLVTVVLASTGAYGATTIDTEFNETDFLPRDAPDWAKSLPGPLAAGTYTIADDATYLGENFRAGGEGSQAEILIRPSDGEGSLTDPAVLAAIEDARTSDGEWETIDAGPDGSAAVDGPLTLARDLAATNETVAQAIDERDIDGDDVPDEDLAGLYDVLYETDAEQTATVVERTDGEYDSIRLVLSVRGDASSQDVATDVEAFAAEIEASAPVSATPTGGPVQTAVVQDALLETLVQALAITLVVILVFLTALYWIRHGAPSLGPITMAPVVAALACLLGAMALLDLPFNSETAVITSLAIGLGVDYSIHLGERFVSEKRDSEGISGTRTATNGSREKRGSVGASNTRAESGANREKRDSKGISESRAAEPNRDLTNIEDVLSATVTGTGGALLGSALTTAAGFGVLALALAPPLQRFGIVTGLAIVFAFLACVLVLPSLLVVRERLLRRMA; encoded by the coding sequence ATGGCCGATCTGGCCGACCGCTACGCCGCGTGGATCGCCGACCACAGCCGAGCCGTGCTGATCGCGGTCGTCGTGCTCACGACCATCGTCGCAGCGGGCGCCGCAGTGGGTGACGCCGGAAGTGCCGGGATCGGCGAGTTCGACGTAGACACCCCTGAGACCCGCGCCGGCGACTACGTCGCCGCGAACTACGAGACCGACGACCGCGTCGTCACCCAACTCGTCGTACGCGACGAGGGCGGCGACGTGCTCACGAAGGAATCGCTCCTCGACGGGCTCCGGCTGCAGGCGGACGCGCGAGAGCGGGCGTCGATCGAGTCGACGCTCGCCGAACCCGGCTTCCAGGGCATCGAGAACGTCGTCGCCACCGCGGCCGTCTTCGAGGATCGCGCCGCCGCGGCGAACGGCCAACCCGACACCAGCCAGCCAACTCTCGACGAGCAGGTCGCGGCCCTCGAAGCGCGCTCACCAGAAGAAGTCGAGTCGCTCGTGGGTGACGTCCTCTCCGGGGAGACAGCCCACCCGGGAGGGGCCACCGGCGCGGACGCCACCGCGTTTCTGCCGAACGACTACGAATCCGGGAGTACGAACGCCGAGTCGCGACTGATCCTCACGTTCCAGAGCGACGGCACGGCCGACGACGAGGAGCCCCAGGCAGCCTACGACGCGCAGGTCGAACTCGAGACGCTGTTCGACGAACGCTTCGAGGACGGCTTCGTCTTCGGCCAGGGGATCACCGACGAGGCCTCGACGAACGCCGTCGGGGACAGTTTCGCGATCATCACGCCGGTCGCGCTCGTCCTCGTGCTGTTCGCGCTCGGAGTCACCTACCGGGACGTCGTCGACGTCCTTCTCTCGATCGCCGGAATCGCGGTCGTGATGGCGTGGCTCGCGGGTCTCATGGGCTGGCTGCAGATCCCGTCGAGTCAGCTCCTGATCGCGGTCCCCTTCTTGCTGATCGGGCTGGCGATCGACTACTCGTTGCACGTCATCATGCGCTATCGGGAGGCCAGAACGGGGGAACTCACCGGCGTCGATTCGGACGTCGACGTTCGAACCGGCATGGCGATCGGCCTCGGGGGCGTGATCCTCGCGCTCGCGGCGGCCACGTTCTCGACCGGCGTCGGGTTCCTCTCGAACGTCGTCAGTCCGCTGGCCGCAGTCAGGGACTTCGCGATCCTCGCCGGCGGCGGTATCTTCGCCACCCTGATCGCGTTCGGCATCTTCGTCCCCGCGCTGAAGGTTGCCGTCGACGGACTGCTCGAGAACCGGTTCGGCCGGGATCGAGCGAAGCCGGCGTTCGGGTCGACCCCTGGCCCGGTGAACCGACTCCTGTCGGCAGGCGTCACCCTGGCCCGGCGCGCCCCCATCGCCGTCGTACTCGTCACGGTGGTACTCGCCTCGACGGGCGCCTACGGGGCGACGACGATCGACACCGAGTTCAACGAGACGGATTTCCTCCCGCGTGACGCGCCCGACTGGGCGAAATCCCTCCCGGGACCGCTGGCTGCGGGGACGTACACGATCGCCGACGACGCCACGTACCTGGGCGAGAACTTCCGCGCGGGTGGCGAGGGATCACAGGCGGAGATACTGATACGACCGTCTGATGGGGAAGGATCGCTCACGGATCCGGCCGTCCTGGCCGCGATCGAGGACGCGAGGACGAGCGACGGCGAGTGGGAGACGATCGACGCCGGACCGGACGGGAGCGCCGCCGTCGACGGACCGCTCACGCTCGCCCGCGACCTCGCCGCGACGAACGAAACCGTCGCCCAGGCGATCGACGAGCGGGATATCGATGGCGACGACGTCCCCGACGAAGACCTTGCCGGGCTGTACGACGTACTCTACGAGACCGACGCCGAGCAGACCGCGACGGTCGTAGAACGCACCGACGGCGAGTACGACTCCATCCGACTCGTCCTGAGCGTCCGCGGCGACGCCAGCTCCCAGGACGTCGCGACCGACGTCGAGGCGTTCGCCGCGGAGATCGAAGCCAGCGCTCCCGTCTCGGCGACGCCGACCGGCGGCCCGGTCCAGACCGCGGTCGTCCAGGACGCCCTCCTGGAGACGCTCGTGCAGGCGCTCGCGATCACCCTGGTCGTCATCCTCGTCTTCCTCACCGCGCTGTACTGGATCCGCCACGGTGCCCCCTCTCTCGGCCCGATTACGATGGCACCCGTCGTCGCTGCCCTGGCCTGTTTGCTCGGCGCGATGGCCCTGCTCGACCTGCCGTTCAACAGCGAGACGGCCGTCATCACGAGCCTCGCGATCGGACTCGGTGTCGACTACAGCATCCATTTAGGAGAACGATTTGTGAGTGAGAAGCGGGATTCCGAAGGAATCTCGGGAACGCGAACGGCGACCAACGGGAGCCGTGAGAAGCGAGGCTCCGTAGGAGCCTCGAACACTCGAGCGGAGAGCGGAGCGAACCGCGAGAAGCGAGATTCCAAAGGAATCTCGGAAAGTCGAGCGGCTGAACCAAACCGCGATCTGACGAACATCGAGGACGTGCTGTCGGCGACGGTGACGGGCACCGGCGGTGCGCTACTCGGCAGTGCACTCACCACGGCGGCAGGGTTCGGGGTACTGGCACTCGCACTCGCACCGCCCCTCCAGCGGTTCGGAATCGTGACCGGGCTGGCGATCGTCTTCGCCTTCCTGGCGTGCGTCCTGGTGCTGCCGAGCCTGCTGGTCGTCCGCGAACGACTGCTTCGCCGGATGGCCTGA
- a CDS encoding HFX_2341 family transcriptional regulator domain-containing protein, which produces MQTHIVPVGFDYDRLIAPLVRDQRDVDRVVMLEGAVGSQANVEYSRNLARKLETDFENLLGATTERVVLADVYDYDGAFEQGYELITDELDRGNEVWVNVAAMPRTVSFAFANAAHSLMVEREADRDVIHTYYTAPEKYLETELAEELRAQRDLLDDLTTSLEGDDAETAVREEEWIDADASVDTDSQSVETGATDDRDRTSGADTPSTRIEIDPSRLQERLDSAKELLAEFDERGTTIGAKEIGDSHVVELPVGSFSPVKPFEELILFKLGEDGEFDSVSELAEALARELNEEYTDSFRSKVIYTVDRLGPGGKGYVERDEHGKSYRTRLSTIGELWVRTHANQDLS; this is translated from the coding sequence ATGCAAACGCACATCGTTCCGGTCGGATTCGATTACGACCGGCTCATCGCGCCGCTCGTCCGCGACCAGCGCGACGTGGATCGCGTCGTCATGCTCGAGGGGGCGGTCGGGAGCCAGGCGAACGTCGAGTACTCTCGCAATCTGGCACGAAAACTCGAGACCGACTTCGAGAACCTGCTCGGGGCGACGACCGAGCGGGTCGTGCTGGCGGACGTCTACGACTACGACGGTGCGTTCGAACAGGGGTACGAACTCATCACGGACGAACTCGATCGCGGCAACGAGGTCTGGGTGAACGTCGCCGCGATGCCGCGAACCGTGAGCTTCGCCTTTGCCAACGCGGCGCACTCGTTGATGGTCGAACGCGAAGCCGACCGGGACGTGATCCACACCTACTACACCGCCCCCGAGAAGTACCTCGAGACGGAACTGGCTGAAGAATTGCGCGCCCAGCGCGATCTGCTGGACGATCTGACCACGTCACTCGAAGGCGATGATGCGGAGACGGCCGTGCGTGAGGAGGAGTGGATAGATGCAGACGCGAGTGTGGATACTGATTCCCAATCCGTCGAAACTGGAGCCACCGACGACCGTGACCGGACTTCAGGGGCCGACACTCCCAGCACCCGGATCGAGATCGACCCATCCCGGTTGCAGGAGCGACTCGACAGCGCGAAAGAACTCCTGGCGGAGTTCGACGAACGGGGGACCACCATCGGTGCGAAGGAGATTGGCGACAGCCACGTCGTCGAACTGCCCGTCGGCTCGTTCTCACCCGTCAAACCCTTCGAGGAACTCATCCTCTTCAAACTCGGCGAGGACGGCGAGTTCGACTCCGTCTCCGAGCTCGCGGAGGCGCTCGCCCGAGAGCTAAACGAGGAGTACACCGACAGCTTTCGCTCGAAAGTCATCTACACTGTCGACCGGCTTGGCCCCGGCGGCAAGGGCTACGTCGAACGCGACGAACACGGCAAGTCCTACCGGACGCGCCTCTCGACGATCGGCGAACTCTGGGTCCGCACCCACGCGAACCAGGACCTCTCGTAG